The segment CTTTTTCATGTGAACAGGTGACTAAGGTGTCATCAGATGTCCTGTGTTTCTCATCTATCACATAGAGAGCCCTATACTTAACTGTTCTTTGCCTTCAATGCTATTTATTGTCAGGGCAAGTTGTAACTGCATTTGAGAATTTGTCGATTATTTGCTTGTTCAAGGCATGTTGTCTCTATATTTATTGCCTCTGTTTATAACTATGGTCTGTGcagataaataaaatctatgatctaatattaaattgtaaataacatttatGATGGTTTAATTTCAGGCTTTAAAACAATTGTAAGCACAAGCTTGCTTGAGACTAGTGCTGTCACGataccaaaattttgacttcgatACAATACCCAACTTAAATATCACGATACTTAAACGATAATATggcaaaaacctaaaacagcaggaaacgtaaataaataacatatgacAGAACTTCTTTCTTCACCAGTGTGCAGGCTGATACTTCTGGATTTGAGCTTCATTGCCATGAAgttagatttaatataatttttaatgtttattattttcacgCTCAATAAAATTCTAAATTATttgctgttatgctttttttttatacatttaagtgtttttgacagtaagattattgtaaaaattatattactgtaaataaggcaatattaaagcataaattggtttaaaataactgtatatactcttcacatatttatgtatttttaaattaattttatttttgcaaccaCTTATTAAACTTAGACTCAATAATACACCTCTTTGCGGAGGTCTGCTTGCACTAGTAAAATAAATAACGctcatttaatgtttgagagCATAAACATAATGCTGGTATCACACTAACCTGTcgctctttaaattctttgtacAAATCGGGATATTTGACGGCAAGATGCTTCGCTTGcgttattttgtaacatcttttgcaGTCGGGCTTTGTGGTGTCCGTGGGCTTGCCCTGGCTGTCGGCAATGtaagtaaaataatatttcGCTTCGTGCATCTGCTTTCTCAACAATTTGTGGACGGTCTGCAAGAGCACCTGTATTTGCAACCATACCTCTCGTTTCGTCACCATAAAAGCCGTTACGCAGTTGAGAGGAGTAAACGCACTCAATGTGCCTTAGAAGCAGCGTGCTGCACGCACACTGCCCCCTGCTGTCGCACTTTAGGAAATACAGCTGTCACTCAAAGTACCGgtactaataaaatgaagaacctGACCCTTGAAAGCAGGGTATCGCGATACCTTTCTAGTACCGGTATATCGTGCAACACTACTTGAGACTTAAGGTGAtaatacacggggcaactttttgagcaatgttgctgagTGATcatgcttgggcactttcccatttagtatgggcaacaaatttataTCCGGATACTTTGGCTCGAAATCCGTTGCctattctcaatgggaaagtgaccaggcaacattgctcaaaaagttttACCTGTGTATCATCAACTTTAGAGCTGATGTGtaactaatcatttaaaatacCAAGAGTAGTAGAAAAACCATTAGATCATTCAAGGATAATTGTTGGTGATTTCTGTTGTACCCTAATTTTGTTCAGACAATATGGTTACAATAATACTGAACATATTGCGAtctatattttaacattaagaTTTAATGTAGTTCATAATTAGGATTACAAATGCTGGAAAGGTTTGTAGGTTGAAATGTTTCCTCAGGGATAAAGGATTTTAAGTAGGTCTGCAGAACTATTTGAGGTTTTTGCCTCATTCATGATATTCAAAAACTTAGTTCTGGTTTGGGATGCTGATAGCTGTTGTATTCCAAGATAAAGTTGAGTAATGTTCAAATTACAGCAACACACGGTCAAGGACTATACATTTGTGGAATTTTGCCATGTAACGAATTAAAGAAATTGAGTGGTAACTAAAGGCAACAAAACACTTAAGGTCATGCTGTAGCCTATTGAGGGACCAAAGCCTAATTTCTGCATTCCCATTCCCAGCAAAAAGGCATAACCATGACTTTTCAAAAGATATCAGAAGTGAGCTATGAAGGTCAGAACAAATGTCAAATTAGGCAATCGCAGATCATTCACccatttttataatgcattaccaGGATGAAGTACCattttaatgtttacattttaaactgtCTATTGTAACTAACACTGAGCTTTAGTCATGACAATGCAGCACAACCTCTATGTAGTACTCTCAACATTCAGATCTCTTCagcactttacagtaaggttctgTTAACATTAACTTTCTTTAATAGCATTTCATTCTATGCAATATTTAAGCTTAAGGCTAATTTCAATACTTAGTAATATTAGAATTAGTTGCATCTCTTCATATTTAAATGGACATGagctaacattaacaaagagcTGTATTTTTACCTCATGTGAACAGATACTCCAATAAATGTATTAACCCATTttagcccaccggcaactatagttgccgcagtGTAtggttgtaattttttttttgtaagtatttttctagatgttttccatgtttaatgtctcaatgacatgcaagaaaacatccaaataaaggatttcaagaacaaaaaaaaggtattcacttccttcctgtgacatgaGGCTGTCAATTTCCAACCCCTACTTCCAGGACGCATACCGAAGGCAAACCCTCCcaaagaaaagtaattttcatgttaatattaaGAATTCTTTGTTGACATATCTACGCAATCATGAGGGTCTCTAGAatcatccaaacaaaacaaatcttacaagagatctatagttttttgtatacttagtcaaaagtacgagcggcaactatagttgccggtgggcaaattACTTGTAAGTACATATATCATTGGGAAATGGGGTACACTGTGTTTAATGGgttaataaatcaaggttaatggtcttgtttagtgctttttgctttcataatattttatattgttatatattatttaaataaataaaaaaaaaataaatgaattatttttagtttatgtgaccctggactacaaaaccagtcataagggtcgattttttaaaattaagatttatacatcatctgaaagcagaatatatatatatatatatatatatataagctttccattgatgtacggtttgttaggataggacatttggccgagatacaactatttgaaaatctggaatctgaaggtgcaaaaaaaaatttaaatattgagaaaagCACCTTAAATTtgaccaaatgaagtccttaaatgtatatccactcacaaaaagaATGTTATTTATGGTAGAAAGTTTACAAAATATcctcatggaacatgatctttacttgatttttggcattaaaaaaaaataaaataattttgacccaaACAACATGTTGGCTATAGCTACAAATATATCTGTGTGAATTATGACTgggtttgtggtccagggtcacatatagatgtatttttttctaatgaacaatgtaatttaacattGATTCACAACACTCTGTTGGAGCAACTTAATGGCTGCACTTTGTTCTGCACCATGTTCCACCACTAAATGGATTTGTTATTCGTTTTCATATTCAAGAGATAAGCTAGATGCAACTTTGTGTTCGCATTGAATGTTCTTCAACTTTGATCTGTTGAAAGCAGCTAATTTGAGTTAGATACATAAATGTTATGCTcctattcaaattttacattgagAGGTTCATACAACATGTTTatccaccggcaactatagttgctgCACATTCACacgtttaagaaaaaaaaaaaaaaaaaacctggggaaaataaatgcagaacgtGTTCACATAGGACACCATTAACAGGACTATATGCATGAAGCCATTCAGAAAAGTTTGGGCACAAATGGGTAAAGTGATTAACAAGACAAAGCATAAAGACCAGCAGCACTTTTATTAAGATGTAAAAGGGGAAGGTCACTTTAACAGTGTAAAAAGGATAAAGTGCACTGCTGGAGTCTTTCATAAAAATAGAATACAAACACTGAAATATTAGAAAAATGCTTGATTACCTAATGTACAAATAACTGGTCGTATCAAGCATAAAAAAGGCACAATCCTTAAGGACTGctaataaaaatgtacatatcaCTAAAATCTCACCATTCCTCCAAAATTGAGGCTATGGCTTCAGTTATTGGAGATACGGAAATAAAGCATCAAAAGTGTGCACAATTCCCAAGGAGGTATGGAACCAATGAACAATATTGATGGGATGGTTAGTTCAGCATCAGCTTCTCTGGAGGGTCAATGAGAGAGACTTCATGGTACCTGAAGAAAGAGAGACaagttttaatatatatataaaaaaagcaaTCTTCCCAGACTTCATCTAACACACAGCCACTGGGCATGTAGGTCAAGTAAACTTACTTTGAGCCCTTGTATTTCTCCCTAACAGCTTGCTGTGAGTGCTGAGCAGCACCGAGGTAGGTCTGATGTAGATCCTGAATGCACGGCATAAGATCCTCCAAAGTGTAACCAGTCATCTCAACAAGTGCCCTCGACTGAAAGAGAAAGTTGAGGGAAGGCAGGAGAAATTATAATGCAGATTGGTCTAGTCTGACACCAAAAGACGGACTACACTTGGCTACCTACTAGCTGGTCATACTAGCTCTAAAAACAGTCTTAACATAATGGCTGTTTATACAACTGGCTCCAGCAGTCTAGTTTAAGAATATTCATACTTTATGAACATTCAGAAATGTGCAACCTTACCCATGATCCACCTGCAAGCGTGTGATTGGCCAAAATGAAAGCTGCAGCAGCCGTTTGAGATGGGAGGTACTTCAGGAAGGGGTCACAATCTATCAAACTCAGCTCACCGAGAaactggaggaaaaaaaaagaaaggcgTTAAAACAATTTTAGGTGATAATTGGGAAACTCCACACAATGAAATTCCAGGAAGCGGTCTCACCATTGATAAGCTTTCCACTTTGCTGCTCACAGGCTGGTGCAAGAAATACTGGGTGAGGAACTGATTGATTGTTGGAGCAGCAAGATCAAACGAGAGAACGGTCAACACCAGATGCTCCATTCTCAACACTTGTTTCTTTGTGTAGGTGTCATCAGTGATGTAAACAAATTCTGCCACCTCTGGGGGGTAGATCTCCTCAAACTTCCTACAGTCAAACAGGGAGAAGTGAGCAAGGagaagggtgtgtgtgtgtgtgtgtgtgtgtgtgtggagtctGAGGCTTTAAGGCAAAGATACTTACGAAGCCAAAAGCATAGCAGCTGTGCCCACCAGCTGTAGTTTCCCTCTCAGGACAGACATGGAAGACAGAAAGCGATCAATGTAGTTTACAGCCAGGTAGAGGGTCTCGTTCTGCAGCTTGTACTCCTCTCCCACCTCCACCAACCAGTCCACTAGGATGGCACGCATGCTGTTTGTGATGTCAggctgtttcttcatgtaaccTGCTTTTGGTTTTGACTTGACCTACATGACAGGAAGCACAAGCAAACACTTTAATGATGCATATTCTCTAATGCATTGCCCAGAAGAGCTCAATTCAGAAAGTAATAGTCGCATTCAGTCTATTCATTTCCTCACCTCCATTTCCCGCAAATGCGTGTGTATTTCTGTGGCGTAATCAGAGACTTCATTGACATTTGTGGGCCTCTCCTCACCATCAATTACTGACATATCCATAGGGGAatctttattaaataaaaaaaaaaaaaaaaaaaaaaaaaaaaaaaaaaagttttatttttattacaggtTTTATATAGAGCAATGAGACAAGATGGGCACTGAAAGAGAAATTGTATATCTTACCAAAACTGGCTTCCATTGGCAGATCGATAGTGGCGAGGGGCTGCCTTAGGCGGGTTACGGTGGGATTTAGTGTGAGTGGGGAGCAATCCATGGTTGCTCTTTGGGTAGACAGTTTGTTAGAGCACGCACCATCAGGCTCATCTACATGAATCTGAAAAGCAGGTGGCCTGGCGGACGGCTTCTCTCCAAAGCTCCTGCCATGTTCTTCAGATTTGCATGCAATTATTTGGGGCCCAGAGACCTGAAAAGAGAAAATTTTATTAGATTGCTGGTAAAAACAGTGTTATAAACTACGCAGGCAATTATATGCCCTGTTTGCAGTAGCCTTCCATATTATGTAGTGCGTCAATTTGACCCATTTCAATTTGTGTTGTCGGAAATAGTGGttatttatattaaacttaTTCAGGGTCATGAAAAGGACAGCAAAATATTGTAGTCACGTGTGCGTACAACATTTCTATTTTGATTATGATATTTAAATCACTAAAGGCAGCTGCACAGAGAACCAAACAAAAGCCTTTGTTATATTCTCAACTCTTCAGAGGGCacttacatttatgcatttggcacaCAATTTATCTGAAGAAGCTTACTGCACTGAAAACATGTTATTGACTCATGAATTTTAATTTCACTGGGAGTTGATGAGTTACAATTAAACGCTACCAAAAATAAACATGAGAACTGTTCAACTCTTTTTACCTTTTCACTTTGTTTTCATAGTATGATTtgaatatacacacacacacacacacacacacacacacacacacacacacacacacacttgaccCCAGTCCATAAAAACCTTTACAGAATGAAAATTAATGGGTTGGACATGCACCTGTTGCAGTACTTTAGAAACAGCTGAAATGTGCCAAAACAACAATCCTTGTGGAAACACAAGAGATGTTAGGCAGAATGACAGCCTAAGTAACAAACATTCAGCAGAACACCTTTTGTGGTTCAGAGAACATGTATAGTCATACAACTTTAGAATATCAGAGTACGTAAAAGGTCATTTTTGGTGAACGGTGCCTTTAAGAAACCCGGTTTACTATGGAAGCAGAGAATGGGTTTATAAAATGGCGGTCTGCGCATTGGGAGGGAATGAGCTGGGGCATTTAACTGCATTTCATTTCAACTTGTGGCGCCATAAATGCCGTTTGACCCAAAAGGGAAAACAAAAAGGAACgagattttatatattatagcctacatacatatatacacacacacgatGCAATGGGACAAAGCATTGCGAGCAGTATTACTGGTTAATCTAATCTTTATGCACTTATCTACTATGCAGTTAGCAAATCTCTTTAAAGTATAACACTGATTATAAACTATATATCTTCATGCATGCTACACTAAGACAGACTTAAGAGAGCACACTTTATAGTCATGTGCCATGCATGCTCTAACCTGTTTAGCGCCGCGCAGAACGGGTTGTCTGCGCTGATTGTTCTCCAGGGCGCCCAGAACAGTCCTGTTGCCTGGCTTAGGATTGACATTTTCCCGGTTTTCAATCCGATTCTTTGATGCGCCGCGTAGCCTTGAAAGCATGTTTTCCTGGTTATGAATATCTGCCCCTGAATCATGAACCGCGCTTCCTTGTGTTTGGCCGACAGATGACATCCTTCCAGCAGTAGATCAACTTAAGACGCCCTGTAAGATGAATCGAGGGTTGAAAACACTTAAAAACAGATCCTGActttttaatcaaacaacacACGCGCGTGAACATCGAATAAACATGGATAAGCACACTAACCAGCGGAAGTGGCAGAAGCGAGCTGTTGAAATCCGGACAAAAACACAGTACTAACAGTTGCCAGGCGCGTTTTACAAAACCGAGATTCAAAAGTAAATCATGCAACAATCCTATCCTACAGAAACCGCGCCATGCCGGTGTGCAAAACCCCGCTACGCGCCTCGGACAGCTCACAAAAGATGCTTCTATGAAATCAACCAGCGCCTTGTTAGTTTTTGCAGCTGCCTGGTTTGATATTGTGGCTGTCTCAGTTCAAGTAGCCCGCGACTATTGAAACGGGCCAATCAGAACGCAGCAAGCCCAAACGTCATTGATTATACGGGAGCCCGTAAAGTTCAAACTGCAATTCCGCTTTTATTACGCGAGCCGTTAAGAGTCGCTGTCATTGGCTCAAAGGAATTTTGAAACTGTTTGAGgacaataatgataataatcataatgatgATCACGATGGCACGTTTATACAATAGTCATTGGCTCTGGTTTATACATAATATACAAACTCAGGAATTACAGAGTATTAGTATAATATAAGACAATAATATAGGGGTAATTCTTCAATTATAACATAAGtttatgttattatatattatatataaggtGCCTTACTTAAGGTAACTTTGTTTTGAGCAATTTCGCATTATCAAATCGGCTAGTATTTGagaattataattaatttagaaACTTTCTGTTCAAAGTGAACTGACTTCTTGCTTGGTAAATCCAAGACTTGATCCAAAGTTTTTTCCAAATTATTTCATTACCATTGAACACAACAAAAATCTCCACATCATACATTATATATCAGGATTCACTAAAAGCTCATACCTTAAAAAAATAGATCAAACACATAAGACAGACACTACTGAACAAGAAAAAGACATGaatttttcatacattttttttaattttatttctgtagAAATGAATCTAGACAATGAATGAGTAttctaaaaatatatgaaatatctGCAGTCACAT is part of the Megalobrama amblycephala isolate DHTTF-2021 linkage group LG23, ASM1881202v1, whole genome shotgun sequence genome and harbors:
- the ccna2 gene encoding cyclin-A2, whose product is MSSVGQTQGSAVHDSGADIHNQENMLSRLRGASKNRIENRENVNPKPGNRTVLGALENNQRRQPVLRGAKQVSGPQIIACKSEEHGRSFGEKPSARPPAFQIHVDEPDGACSNKLSTQRATMDCSPLTLNPTVTRLRQPLATIDLPMEASFDSPMDMSVIDGEERPTNVNEVSDYATEIHTHLREMEVKSKPKAGYMKKQPDITNSMRAILVDWLVEVGEEYKLQNETLYLAVNYIDRFLSSMSVLRGKLQLVGTAAMLLASKFEEIYPPEVAEFVYITDDTYTKKQVLRMEHLVLTVLSFDLAAPTINQFLTQYFLHQPVSSKVESLSMFLGELSLIDCDPFLKYLPSQTAAAAFILANHTLAGGSWSRALVEMTGYTLEDLMPCIQDLHQTYLGAAQHSQQAVREKYKGSKYHEVSLIDPPEKLMLN